From the genome of Bubalus bubalis isolate 160015118507 breed Murrah chromosome 2, NDDB_SH_1, whole genome shotgun sequence, one region includes:
- the OARD1 gene encoding ADP-ribose glycohydrolase OARD1 isoform X1, producing MAGSPNEDSEGSRITYVKGDLFACPQTDSLVHCISEDCRMGAGIAVLFKKKFGGVQELLNQQKKSGEVAVLKRDGRYIYYLITKKRASHKPTYENLRKSLEAMKSHCLKNGVTDLSMPRIGCGLDRLQWENVSAIIEEVFEATDIRITVYTL from the exons ATGGCTGGCAGCCCTAATGAAGATTCAGAAGGAAGCCGA ATTACTTATGTGAAAGGAGACCTATTTGCATGTCCCCAAACAGACTCTTTAGTGCATTGTATCAGTGAGGACTGTCGAATGGGCGCTGGGATAGCTGTCCTCTTCAAGAAGAAATTTGGAGGAGTGCAGGAACTATTGAATCAAC AGAAAAAGTCTGGAGAAGTGGCTGTTCTGAAGAGAGATGGGCGATATATATATTACCTG ATTACAAAGAAAAGGGCTTCACACAAGCCAACTTATGAAAACTTACGGAAGAGTTTAGAGGCTATGAAGTCCCATTGTCTGAAGAATGGAGTCACCGACCTTTCCATGCCAAG gaTTGGATGTGGTCTTGATCGTCTGCAATGGGAGAATGTATCCGCAATAATTGAGGAGGTCTTTGAGGCAACAGACATCAGAATTACTGTGTACACACTCTGA
- the OARD1 gene encoding ADP-ribose glycohydrolase OARD1 isoform X4, which translates to MAGSPNEDSEGSRITYVKGDLFACPQTDSLVHCISEDCRMGAGIAVLFKKKFGGVQELLNQQKKSGEVAVLKRDGRYIYYLDWMWS; encoded by the exons ATGGCTGGCAGCCCTAATGAAGATTCAGAAGGAAGCCGA ATTACTTATGTGAAAGGAGACCTATTTGCATGTCCCCAAACAGACTCTTTAGTGCATTGTATCAGTGAGGACTGTCGAATGGGCGCTGGGATAGCTGTCCTCTTCAAGAAGAAATTTGGAGGAGTGCAGGAACTATTGAATCAAC AGAAAAAGTCTGGAGAAGTGGCTGTTCTGAAGAGAGATGGGCGATATATATATTACCTG gaTTGGATGTGGTCTTGA
- the OARD1 gene encoding ADP-ribose glycohydrolase OARD1 isoform X2 — translation MAGSPNEDSEGSRITYVKGDLFACPQTDSLVHCISEDCRMGAGIAVLFKKKFGGVQELLNQQKKSGEVAVLKRDGRYIYYLTTKNVEKLTSCRLRSRGGGYLVHWVRNIRLHPNSVGKSWIFTKDLLHDVRKLGMLPLL, via the exons ATGGCTGGCAGCCCTAATGAAGATTCAGAAGGAAGCCGA ATTACTTATGTGAAAGGAGACCTATTTGCATGTCCCCAAACAGACTCTTTAGTGCATTGTATCAGTGAGGACTGTCGAATGGGCGCTGGGATAGCTGTCCTCTTCAAGAAGAAATTTGGAGGAGTGCAGGAACTATTGAATCAAC AGAAAAAGTCTGGAGAAGTGGCTGTTCTGAAGAGAGATGGGCGATATATATATTACCTG ACAACCAAAAATGTCGAAAAGCTGACCTCATGCCGACTCAGATCCAGAGGTGGTGGCTATTTGGTGCACTGGGTTAGAAACATCAGGCTGCATCCCAACTCCGTGGGAAAAAGCTGGATATTTACCAAAGACCTGTTACATGATGTGCGAAAGTTAGGGATGCTTCCCTTGCTTTAA
- the OARD1 gene encoding ADP-ribose glycohydrolase OARD1 isoform X3, translating into MAGSPNEDSEGSRITYVKGDLFACPQTDSLVHCISEDCRMGAGIAVLFKKKFGGVQELLNQQKKSGEVAVLKRDGRYIYYLITKKRASHKPTYENLRKSLEAMKSHCLKNGVTDLSMPRNRLGVPSLPD; encoded by the exons ATGGCTGGCAGCCCTAATGAAGATTCAGAAGGAAGCCGA ATTACTTATGTGAAAGGAGACCTATTTGCATGTCCCCAAACAGACTCTTTAGTGCATTGTATCAGTGAGGACTGTCGAATGGGCGCTGGGATAGCTGTCCTCTTCAAGAAGAAATTTGGAGGAGTGCAGGAACTATTGAATCAAC AGAAAAAGTCTGGAGAAGTGGCTGTTCTGAAGAGAGATGGGCGATATATATATTACCTG ATTACAAAGAAAAGGGCTTCACACAAGCCAACTTATGAAAACTTACGGAAGAGTTTAGAGGCTATGAAGTCCCATTGTCTGAAGAATGGAGTCACCGACCTTTCCATGCCAAG gaATAGGCTTGgggtcccttctcttcctgactga